The Nitrospiraceae bacterium genome segment CTTACTGCCTGCCCAGATCAGGTCCGGCGCTCTAAGATTGAAGCGTGACTCTGCCTGGCCTTCCAATCGATGACACTGAACGCAGGCCTGCTGAATCAATTCCTTCGCCCGGGTCTGATCGCTCCCGAACAACAGACGCGGAGCTGAGATCACCCCCACCAATAGCAGCAGCGCGCCTCCGATGACTACCCCTTTCCTCACATTCATGACGGCTTCCTTCATCTGTAGCACCCTCATCAAGGCGTTATTGTGATAATAACCAGGCATGAATATCGGCAATTTCCTGCTGATTGAGGACGGACCCCCAAGCAGGCATTGGCCCCCGCCCATGCAACACGGTTTCCCAAAACAGATCCTCCTGCGTAAGAATCGGATTCTTCGCCAGCTTCGGACCCATACCTCCCATGGCTCCGGTCCCATGACAGGCTTGGCAATTGTGAGCAAAAATGTCTGCACCTCTTGCCGCCACGCCGACCATCCGTCCTCCAGCAGCCGGCTCTTGCGTGAGCGGCTCCGTTTTCCCGATTTCATGGTTGAGCGGCGGCACTCGGTCCGGGGCGCCCGGATGGTAGCGGGCGGACAGATACCGCACCAGCAACTCGGCTTCATCCTTGGATATTTCTGCGCCCCAATGCCTCATTTTCT includes the following:
- a CDS encoding c-type cytochrome; the protein is MISALLGLAVITSAEEENLATVSVSLAPRAEGLILARCSVCHSADLIVQQRLPLVRWEATVEKMRHWGAEISKDEAELLVRYLSARYHPGAPDRVPPLNHEIGKTEPLTQEPAAGGRMVGVAARGADIFAHNCQACHGTGAMGGMGPKLAKNPILTQEDLFWETVLHGRGPMPAWGSVLNQQEIADIHAWLLSQ